TAAGCCGATGACGCCGCTAATTTCATAGTCTGGCTGGGCGTTTCTTTTCAAATAAGGTTGGCCGCGCTTTAACTGGCAATTCAGCATTGTGCCAAACACCTTCACGGCGGCGGTCACAAAGGGATTGATATACTCGACCTTGACAGGCTCGTATTTTGTCGTCATGGGTAGTCTCCGGTGTTAAGCGCCGGCCAAGTTGACATGTTTTTCAAGTTTGGCCCGCAAGGCTTCGGCCTCAAAGGGTTTGACCAAATAATCGGATACGCCCGCTTGGATCGCTTCCAAGACGCGACTCTTTTCACCTTCGGTGGTGATCAGCACCACGGGAATTTTAGATCCCGCCGCGCGGATCGCCTTGACCACCTCCAAGCCACTCTTGCCGGGCATATTCCAGTCGGTCAGAACCATGTCAAAGCCTTGCTCGCCAAATAATGAGCAGGCTTGGCATCCATCGGCTGCCTCGACAATATCGGTAAACCCCAGCGCGTTCAGCGACCGGATGATAATCTTGCGCATGGTTCCGGAATCATCCGCCACCAGTATCTTAGTCCCCATCCCTTACCTCTCTATTGAAAAAATGAAATCGACCACAATCCGTCATCCGGCGATAAAATGCCCTGTTTGACGGAGACACAACTGAACACGGCCGTGGTTTATCACAAACCAGCGGCTCAACTGCGGGGCGCGCGAAACATCTTGCGGCATTGCTGCTGCAACAAATCGGGCAAATCGCCCAGGGAAAACTGCCGATCCACAAAACCGCTGTTAAAGGCTACTTTATTCATTCCGTAAACGTCGGAGGTGGCCTCGTCCTGTCCCAACACATAGCCGCCGCCGGCGCGAATCTCGCCACAACCCGCGGCACCATCTTGTCCCATTCCGGTCATAATTACCCCCAGACAGCGTTGTCCAAAGATTTTTGCCGCGTCGCGCATCATGACATCGACCGATGGTTTATGGCTGCTGACGGGTTCACCATCCTCGATTCGGACCAATACTTGGGATCCTTGCCGATGCAGGCGGAGATGGAGTCCCCCGGGCGCCACCAGCGCCTGATTAGGGCGGAGGACGTCTCCGGTAGCGGCTTCTTTAACGGAGATATCTGAAAGCAGATTGAGCCGCGCGGCGAACGGTTTGGTAAATTTCGCGGGCATATGCTGCACGATCACGATTGGCGGCAGGGGAGGGGCGATATCTTGGAATAATTGCGATAAGGCGGGGGGGCCGCCGGTGGATATCCCCAGAGCGACACAGCAGTTATCGTAGCAATGTGAATCTTGATCCGCCTTGGTGGCGATTTTGCCGGTGAGGGATTCCTTGCGCCGGTTTGTCCGCTCGGCATGGGATTGCCTGACGCGCATCATCCGCCGCACGTCGATTCCGGTCATGATACGCAGTTTTCCCAGCAGTTCGTGGCGAAAGCTGTCAAAAGAGCGACGCGATTCCTCGGGTTTTGTGACATAATCCACGGCTCCACGCTGCAATGCCTCGATGGTGATGTCGGCGGCTCGGTGGGTGAGCGCACTAACCATTAACACGGGAATCGGATTTTTGGAAATCAGCACGTCCAGCGTTTCCAGGCCATCCATGCAGGGCATGGTCACATCTAGCGTCATGATATCTGGGCGTAATTCGGCGGCCTTGATCAGTGCCTCCGCTCCATTGCAGGCGGTCCCTACCACGGAATACCCAGGGGCATCCGCCAGAATATCACAGATTTGCTCCCGCATAAGGCGCGAATCATCCACCACCAGCACGCGCGTGGGCTTGTCCTGAGGGCGTTTGGCCGACTGTTTTTCCAATATTTCCATGATAATAACCGGTGTCCCCATCCCAGATGCAAAGTTTATTCCATCCAAACCATGATTTGTTTTCCGCCTTGATTCCATTCAAAGACTGGTCCTGGAGCGTACGCCCGCTGCCGCACTCCCGCGACAATTTCATCCAATTGAATTTGTTGTTCGGCGATGTTTCGCCGCAGATCATCATCCAAAAGATCTTCTAATCGTTCAATCGCGGAGGCTGCCTGTGTCAGTTGAACCTTTGTTATTCCGTTTTCCCGCACCCGTATCTTTAGCCAGGTAGCCAGTTGATCAAACCCTGGACGGGAAGCGGTCGCGGGGAGCGCCAGGGTATCGAGTTCCACCGTTAAGCCGGAGATGGCTGCAAAAAACAGGCTGTGCCAGTCAAGGGGGACCGCTAGACCCCGCAGGTAGTGAATCAGGCCGTGGAATGCGCGTAACACTCCGAACAACCGCGGCGGTCCCGCCAGGCGAAAATTCCAGCGGTCATCACCCAACACGGAGGCCATGCGCTCGGCCAGTCGCCAATCCGCGATGTCGTAAGGACGGGATTCGCAGAACGGTTCAAAGAGCAGGCGGCAAACCGCGGGCAGCTTGGCGGATATGGGCTCCAGCAACCGCGCATTAAAACCGAGTGCCAGCAGCAAAGGCCAGGGGGATTCGGCCTGGGTGATGGTTGCGCGAATCAGCCGGACCAGCGCCAGCCGTTCCCCCGGGCTGGGGCGGCAGACGCAACCAAAGTCATATATGACGATTTGCGGCCTCACGCCGCCGCGGCGAAATCGGAGGTTTCCTGGGTGCCAATCGGCCTGCATACGGCCATGCCGGAACAAGCCCCGCAAGAAAAAGCGTGCCAAAGTCGCGGCTAATTGGCGACGATCAGCCGTCGGCCAGTCAGAGCGCACGGCATCCCAATGTTCTCCTTCCTCCCAGGTGGTGACCAACACCCGTTCATCGCTTAGTGAATTGATTACCCGGGGCACCACAATATCCGCGTCCTCCGCCCACTCCGCTGCGAACGCCTGTTGCTCTTGCGCTTCTTGGCGATAATCCAGCTCTTGGTCCAGATCGCGGCGAATGGCTTCTTTCCAGGTATTTAAATCAAAGCCCCGCGATGGGGTTCCCAACGGAATTGCTAGCCAGCCGAGCGCGCCCAGATCGGTATCGACGGCCTGGCGGATGCCGGGGTATTGAACCTTGACCGAGACAGCGCGGCCGTCGCGTAGGCGTGCCTTGTGCACTTGGCCCAGCGAAGCCGCGAGGCCGTGATGATCAATCTCAGTTACTAAACGTGAAAGAGGCTCGCCCCATGCGGCTAGCAAAACTGGCTCAATCTCGCGCCAGGGGAGCGGGTCGGCGTTTTCCTGTAAAGGGGCGTACAAGCTGGCACTTTCGGCAGCCTCATCCGTGTTGCGAAAGCTCCACATCTGCCCCAGCTTTTGCGGCAAGCCGCGCAGCCGTCCCAACCGATCGCAAAGCAGTTGGTGCGCTTGGCGGCTGGCGTGTTCGGATCGCGATAGGCGCAAGCGCGCCGCCGCAGTGGCCAGGCCACCGTATGCCGCAACGCGTCGAAGAGTTGACGGGAACATGGTTTACGCAGTGATTGTTGCGGGAAGCGCCGGGGTCCGGGTCTCGGCCCGGGGAATAACTGTGGGGGGGTTGGTTGCCGTGACTTGGGCGGTGGAATTGGCGCGGCGTTTCATGGCGAATTCATCCGCCAATTCAACGACGCGCGCCAGTTCGGGCTTGGTGATCTGCGCGTCGGCGCCGACCGATTTGCCCTTCTTGTGGTTGTCCGGAGTAAGAATGGAAGAGTACAACACAACGGGTAGTTCCCGCAGTTGTGGGTGCTCTTTGATGTTGCGCGTCAGATGTAGGCCGTCCATCGCTGGCATTTCGACATCGCTGACGAGAATGTCGGCGACTTGCCGCACGTCTCCCTTTTCTTGGAATGTCTTTTGAATCCACTCCCAAGCCAGGCGTCCATGCTCAAAACAAATAATATCGCGGTAGCCGCTGTTTCGCAGCGTGGCCGCCAATGCCGAGCGGACAGTATGAGAATCATCGGCCACTAGGACGCGCAAGGATTCGCGGGGCACGCCCAGTCGGTTTTCAACGACTTGCGCGTTCTGGGAGACATTGGAGATTTTTGCCGTGATGGCCTCGAAATCGAGCATGATCACCAGTTGCCCTTCGAGAATTGTTACCGCCGTGACGGGAGAGGCGGCGTCCGTTACGATCGCGGGGGCGGGCTGGATATGCTCCCAATTAATCCGATGAATGCGTTCGACGGCGTCAACCGCAAAGGCGGTTTGCGAATGATTGAATTCGGTAAGGATAAAATTGCTCTCAGGCTGATCGCGCAGCTCGGGATCTAAATGCCGGCGCAACGACACGCACGGGACCACGATGTCCCGCAGGCGAAAACAGCCAACCACGGAGGGATGGGCCCGGGGTAGTTCGGTAATTGTTTGCGCGGCCAGCACCTCGCGCACCTTGGCCACGTTGATGCCCAGCCGGTAAGCACCCACACGAAAGACCAGCACCTCCACCTCATTGGTGCCGCTTTCCAGCAAAATTTCTTTTTCCAGCAAAATACTGCCGATGCCGCTGTTCATATCGCACACTCCCCGGGGATGGAGGCCGCTGTTTTTATCCCGCGCCGCAGCAGGAGTTTGTTTAGCGCGGAACAAAGCCGGCCATCGTCAAATGGTTTAACAATAAAGTCCGCGGCCCCAATTTGCAGCGCTTCCTTGAGCACATCGATCTGATCCAAGGCGCTGACCACCAGCACCCGCGCGTCCGCGTCAAATTCCATGATTCCCCGCAAGGCGTGCAGTCCGTCATAGTCGGGCATTACCAAATCGAGGGTGACGGCATCGGGGCGCAGCTCTTGATAGCGTTTGATCGCCTCGCCGCCGTCGCCCGCTTCGCCAGCAATTTCCCAGCCATCCCCACGGGCCGCGTCCTTAATTTTTTCTCGTATAATCAATGCGTCGTCGGTGACTAAAAGCCGCTTGGACATATTGTCTGAGTCTCCTTGCTTACCGCCCGCGGCGGCTCAACACTAAAATGGTAGTTTGTGGATTAGGTGATTCGCCCCGTTCAAGGGGGCGATCCGGGTGGTTGTTACAACGTTACGACCGGTTCTCCCTGAATCTCAATTTTTATATCACCCGTTCTCCCATTAACGGTGATACGTCTGCCTTTTTTTCCGCCCAGATGTTCACCCACGATGGGAATCCGCAGATCCTCGAGGATTTTAATAAGGGCCGCCCGATTGGCCGCTCCGATCTCCATCATGCCCGTTCCCCCCAGCATGCTTGCTCCTCCCGAAAGTTTGGCGTTTAATCCGGAGCGCTGCGCTCCTTTCGCGGCGAGCAAATCCAACATATGCGGCACCGCCGTATCGGCAAATTTACCCGGCAAACCGGTCCGATTTTGACTGCAAGGCAGCACGATATGCGCCACCGCCGTCATTCTCCGGGCCGGGTGGTACAAACTTAGTCCAATACACGAACCGAGTACCGTACTGGCCAGTTGTCCCGCGCCCACCACTACGATTTGCCCCATGCCGACGGGCACTTCTAGTTGCTCTTTCGTGGAAGCCGTAAGACTCATTTTCCTTGGACCCTTCGGTAAATCTAAAATTGGCCGGATGCTAGCGTTTTAACAAACCGAAACCGCACCTTGTTGCAAAGCCTGTAACAGTTCCTTTCCCGGCACGATGAAGACACTCCAGTCCACATCTTCACGGTCAAACTTGAACCTTGTCTGACAGACGAGCGCCTCGTCGCATTCCAGGGCTTGCAACATCAGGGTTTGCTCCAGCACGCTGGCCCCATAATCCTGAATGAATGTGGGCGGGGTTGGCCGCAAGGTGCGTCCTGTCAGCCGCGTTAATTCGCTCAGATAGGCCGAGGCCAAAATATTGCCCGTTTCCATAATCGCAGACTGCTCCAAGTCGCTCCACATGGCGGATTGGCCAATCTCCCGCCGCAAGAGGCTGGCGGCCAGTCGCCGCCCCCCCGCGTGGTCAAATGTCAAAATCATTTGCCCGCCACCGCAGCCCGCGATGCCTAGCACCACGATGGTCATTAATTCAGATTGACCATCCAGGTCCATGGCCAGCTCCTCCAACGGAGCCCGCCGCACTTCGTCCACGGAGAGCGAGATGCGGCCCCCCGTCCAGTCGCACATGGCGTTCGAAGCGCGTTGCGTGGCCAGGACGACGCATTGCCGCAGGATATCAAGGTTGTGATCTGTTACAGGCGATGAACGCACGTTATACACTCCCGGAATAGACGGTGGACTTGCCTTGGGACGGGGATCGGTGTGGCGGTCCGCCATGCGCGGTGTCTGCCTCGTACGCGCGACTCGAGCGGCAAGCCAGATCAATCAAGGCCGCCACGTCGAGAATCAGCGAAACCCGGCCATCACCCAGTATGCTAGCGCCTGCCAGACCGGGAACATTACGATAGTTCTCGGCCAATGATTTGATGACGATATCCTGTTGTCCGATTAAGCGTTCGACAACCAGCCCCAGTTCCTTTCCATCGCTGCCGATGACCACCAGTGTGCGGTCGCCGCCGGTGTTTCGCGCCTGCCCCGGCTCTTTCCACTGAAAGAGCTCTGAAAGCTCCACCACGGAAACGACCCGACCGCGCACGCGGGCAATCGGCTTGTTATGGATGGTGGTTAATTCAGCCGCGGAGACACCCACGATTTCGACCACGGATTCGACCGGAATGGCAAAGACCTCGTCGGCGATCACGGTTAAAAGACTGGGCAAGATCGCCATCGTCAAGGGAAGCTTGACCGTGATGGTGGTGCCAAATCCAGGCTGACTGTCGATCTCGATCAAACCGTTCAACTGCTCGATTTTTGAGCGGACAATGTCCATGCCCATGCCGCGTCCCGAGACTTCGGTGACCTTTTCGGCCGTGCTAAATCCAGGTTCCCAAATCAGCTGGATCAACTGCTGATTGGAAAGTCTTTCGGCGTCTTGCTGGCTAATGATCCCCTTGGATATGGCCTTATCCCGAATTTTGATGGGATCAAGACCTTTACCATCGTCTTGCACCTGCACGATGATGCGGTTGCCCCGGTGAAACGCATCCAGTGTAATTGTGCCGCGGCGTGGTTTTCCCTTGGCCTCGCGCTCGGCGGGTGACTCGATGCCGTGGTCGGCGGAATTGCGCACCATATGGATAAGCGGATCGCCCAGCTCGTCAATCATCCGCTTATCGAGTTCGGTTTTTTCGCCGTGGATGACCAGCTCGATATCCTTGCCATTGCCGCGGGTGATATCGCGAATGACCCGCTTATACCTGCCAAAGAGCGGGCCAATGGGAACCATGCGCGTGTTCATGACGCTTTTTTGGATACCGTCCGACACGCGATCCAATTGGTGCAAAGCGTCCGAGAATCCATTAACCAAGGTCCGCGCCTGGCATAGTTTGGCGATATCGCCGCTCACAATTTCAAGATCCTTGCGGATTTGAACGATGTGGCTGCGCACCGCCTCGACAAAATGCACGTTGTGCGCATCGGAGTTGGAGTCGCCGAGCATTTTTTCAAGCGCGACTGATATATTTGCGAGAGCGTGCGTTGATTGATTTCTGGCTGAAATGGATTTAAGCTGGTGGCCAATCTGACCGAACCGCGCCTTGTTGATCACTAACTGCCCCGTCAGGTTCATGAGCTGATCCAACCGCTCGATGTCAACCCGCAACGTTTCGGCTGGCTTGTCTTTCTCCCCTACGGCGGCCTGAGCCCCGGAGTTTTGGGGTTTATCGGGGGTTCCGGACGTGTCTTGCGACACGGCGATCCGCGTGGCGGTCTCCATCGCCTGGCTGTTTTCGGGCAGGCTTTTGTCCGAGGGGGAGTCAACGTCGCCGGACACCGTGGTGTCTGTCATTTCAATCCGGGTCACCCCTTCCAGATTGATTTCCCGGCGAATGTCCTTCAGATCGGACTCGGAGGCAAGGCCGAACTTTAGTGTATTTAGCTGTTCGATTTGCCCCAGTTGTTGTTCACCAGGCGCTGTAAAAAATAGCGTGCCATGGCTGGCCAACCTTTCACAAATCAGCCGAGCTTTTAGTTCAACGAGCGGCAAATTTGGTTCAAAAACCACCACGCCGGCCACGGCGCGGCATCCGGCGGGCGCTTGATCGGCAATCTTTTGATAATCCTCGCTCGACAGGGCGAACGAGTCGGCCGCACGCGTCGGCGAGCCCCCCACAAGAGTGGACGCCTGGTTGCTGTCCCGTTCGGCGGGATCACGCGACCGGCAAAGAAGCAAATACGCCTGGCTGAGGGCGGAAACATCGCGATTTCCCACTTTTAAAGATTCATTAAAGACACGTAACGCGTCGCCGGCCGTCAGTAAGGCGTCGGCGATGTCATTGGTCACGCCGCGTCCCCCTTCGCGCAACGTTTGCAACAAATCTTCCATGACGTGGGATAGTTTTGCCGCGCGATTCAATCCAATCGAAGCCGCAGACCCTTTGATCCGGTGGCAAATGACCAGCAGGGGATCGATCGCCGGATTTTCCCGGGATACCAGCGCCTCGCTAAGCATATCCAGCGACTGCTCGGTTTCGTCGATGAAGATCGATAAATATTTTTCCGTAATATCAGTTTCGTCCAGGACATCGGCAAAGGGGTCCCCCACCGGGAAATCCGGGAGACTTGCTTTAGTCATCGGGAGACCCTCGGACGGACCCGCATCCTCCCCCGGCAACGTTGCGTTGTTATTCGGAATATGGGCCAGAACGGCTTCGATGGCGGAATTTGTGGCCAACGGGCGCGCCGCGCCGTTGCGGTCAAGAATTCTGCCGATTTCATCAACAATTGACTCGTATTCGACATCATCCAAACTAGAGTCCTTTAGCTTGTCGATCATCGCCGTCAAGCGGTCAACCGCCTGAAAGACCAAATCAATCACATCGCGCGTCAGGGGGAGCGTCCCCTGCCGCGCGCCATCAAAGACATTTTCGACCTTGTGCGTCAAACGATTGATATCACTCAACTGCAACATCGCCGACAACCCCTTAAGGCTGTGCGCGTCGCGAAACATGATGTTTAGCACTTCGATATCGACGGCCATCTCGTCCGCGGCGGATAACGCCCGGGCGGATTCCTCCAGCGCCAGTAAGTTTTCATTTAAGCGCGTCAGATAGCCCGCCGATTCGTCGAGGAAATCCCCGAGCATCGTCGCCATGAAATCTTCGTCCAGTCCCAGGTCGTTCGACATTGGCTTATCCGTGAGTTTCAGCGCGGGATGAATTTACAGTAACGGGCTTTTGATGCAGCCAGGGGAGCTTACGCTCATAACCCCGGACAAAATCGAGCGCTCCTTCGGCCGGCCCCGTGATCAGCAGGCCGCCGGGTAACAGCTGCTTATCGATATGTGTAAACACCCGCCGCTTGGATTCGCGGTCAAAGTAAATCAACACATTTTTGACAAAAATCAGATCAAAGGGAGCCGTCGAAAGGGGCTGCAGCAAATTGTGCTGTCGAAAACTCAGCCATTTGGTAATGTCCGACTTGGCGCGCCAGCGGTTCTCCGCCTCCTTTTCAAAAAACCGCCTGCGCCACTCCTCCGGCACGTTCCGCATGGCCCGCTGGCCAAAAGTCGCCCGCCGCGCGGCCTCCAAGGCGTCGATGCCGATATCCGTCCCCAGGATTTCAATCGACCATTCCTCGCAGCGGTTCAGGCTGCCGGCGACACAACAAGCGATGGTGCAGACTTCGTCTCCGGTGCTGCAGGCTGCCGACCAGATCCGCAGCGTTTTGCGGCGCGTATGACGGCTGGCGGCTTCTTGGAGTTCGCGACAGTAGCTTTTGCAGAGCCAGTCCCATTGCACATCGTCACGAAACAAATACGTTTCGTGGGTGGTGATCTCCTGTAAAAAAGCGTCCCATTCAGGGTTATTTGCCCCCACGCGGCTTAAATGGCGATAATATTCCTCGTAATCCTTAATCCCCGTGGCTCGCAGCCGGCGGCGAAGCCGGTTAGAGATCAGCATTCGTTTTTGCGGCGAAATGCGAATTCCCGTGTGGCGATAGATCAACTCGGCAAATCGGCCAAGTTGTTCATCGCTGATGGTCGTGGTGAGAGTGCTACCGGACATAAAATAAACCGCTAAAAGGGAATAAATCCGCGCGTAAAGTCCGTCACAAGTTGGCTGGCGTCTACAGGCCTTCGCCAGTGGAAAAATAGAGACGGATGTGTTCCGCAACGCTGCTGCCTTTTCCCAGCTTTACAGGCGATAAATCCGCCAATCGATCCGGCAAAAATGGGTAGGCCACAAAGTTTTAATATGGGGAGCCGGCTGGTCGCCGGGCTCCCCTGATCCCTGCGGAATTCAAACGACGGGCGTTTAATTTTCCAGTTTGAAGCGGCTGACAATATCACGCAGGG
This DNA window, taken from Pirellulales bacterium, encodes the following:
- a CDS encoding response regulator, with the protein product MGTKILVADDSGTMRKIIIRSLNALGFTDIVEAADGCQACSLFGEQGFDMVLTDWNMPGKSGLEVVKAIRAAGSKIPVVLITTEGEKSRVLEAIQAGVSDYLVKPFEAEALRAKLEKHVNLAGA
- a CDS encoding chemotaxis response regulator protein-glutamate methylesterase, translating into MEILEKQSAKRPQDKPTRVLVVDDSRLMREQICDILADAPGYSVVGTACNGAEALIKAAELRPDIMTLDVTMPCMDGLETLDVLISKNPIPVLMVSALTHRAADITIEALQRGAVDYVTKPEESRRSFDSFRHELLGKLRIMTGIDVRRMMRVRQSHAERTNRRKESLTGKIATKADQDSHCYDNCCVALGISTGGPPALSQLFQDIAPPLPPIVIVQHMPAKFTKPFAARLNLLSDISVKEAATGDVLRPNQALVAPGGLHLRLHRQGSQVLVRIEDGEPVSSHKPSVDVMMRDAAKIFGQRCLGVIMTGMGQDGAAGCGEIRAGGGYVLGQDEATSDVYGMNKVAFNSGFVDRQFSLGDLPDLLQQQCRKMFRAPRS
- a CDS encoding AarF/ABC1/UbiB kinase family protein, which codes for MFPSTLRRVAAYGGLATAAARLRLSRSEHASRQAHQLLCDRLGRLRGLPQKLGQMWSFRNTDEAAESASLYAPLQENADPLPWREIEPVLLAAWGEPLSRLVTEIDHHGLAASLGQVHKARLRDGRAVSVKVQYPGIRQAVDTDLGALGWLAIPLGTPSRGFDLNTWKEAIRRDLDQELDYRQEAQEQQAFAAEWAEDADIVVPRVINSLSDERVLVTTWEEGEHWDAVRSDWPTADRRQLAATLARFFLRGLFRHGRMQADWHPGNLRFRRGGVRPQIVIYDFGCVCRPSPGERLALVRLIRATITQAESPWPLLLALGFNARLLEPISAKLPAVCRLLFEPFCESRPYDIADWRLAERMASVLGDDRWNFRLAGPPRLFGVLRAFHGLIHYLRGLAVPLDWHSLFFAAISGLTVELDTLALPATASRPGFDQLATWLKIRVRENGITKVQLTQAASAIERLEDLLDDDLRRNIAEQQIQLDEIVAGVRQRAYAPGPVFEWNQGGKQIMVWME
- a CDS encoding chemotaxis protein; translated protein: MNSGIGSILLEKEILLESGTNEVEVLVFRVGAYRLGINVAKVREVLAAQTITELPRAHPSVVGCFRLRDIVVPCVSLRRHLDPELRDQPESNFILTEFNHSQTAFAVDAVERIHRINWEHIQPAPAIVTDAASPVTAVTILEGQLVIMLDFEAITAKISNVSQNAQVVENRLGVPRESLRVLVADDSHTVRSALAATLRNSGYRDIICFEHGRLAWEWIQKTFQEKGDVRQVADILVSDVEMPAMDGLHLTRNIKEHPQLRELPVVLYSSILTPDNHKKGKSVGADAQITKPELARVVELADEFAMKRRANSTAQVTATNPPTVIPRAETRTPALPATITA
- a CDS encoding response regulator, whose amino-acid sequence is MSKRLLVTDDALIIREKIKDAARGDGWEIAGEAGDGGEAIKRYQELRPDAVTLDLVMPDYDGLHALRGIMEFDADARVLVVSALDQIDVLKEALQIGAADFIVKPFDDGRLCSALNKLLLRRGIKTAASIPGECAI
- a CDS encoding chemotaxis protein CheD, encoding MSLTASTKEQLEVPVGMGQIVVVGAGQLASTVLGSCIGLSLYHPARRMTAVAHIVLPCSQNRTGLPGKFADTAVPHMLDLLAAKGAQRSGLNAKLSGGASMLGGTGMMEIGAANRAALIKILEDLRIPIVGEHLGGKKGRRITVNGRTGDIKIEIQGEPVVTL
- a CDS encoding chemotaxis protein CheC, with product MRSSPVTDHNLDILRQCVVLATQRASNAMCDWTGGRISLSVDEVRRAPLEELAMDLDGQSELMTIVVLGIAGCGGGQMILTFDHAGGRRLAASLLRREIGQSAMWSDLEQSAIMETGNILASAYLSELTRLTGRTLRPTPPTFIQDYGASVLEQTLMLQALECDEALVCQTRFKFDREDVDWSVFIVPGKELLQALQQGAVSVC
- a CDS encoding chemotaxis protein CheA, with the protein product MSNDLGLDEDFMATMLGDFLDESAGYLTRLNENLLALEESARALSAADEMAVDIEVLNIMFRDAHSLKGLSAMLQLSDINRLTHKVENVFDGARQGTLPLTRDVIDLVFQAVDRLTAMIDKLKDSSLDDVEYESIVDEIGRILDRNGAARPLATNSAIEAVLAHIPNNNATLPGEDAGPSEGLPMTKASLPDFPVGDPFADVLDETDITEKYLSIFIDETEQSLDMLSEALVSRENPAIDPLLVICHRIKGSAASIGLNRAAKLSHVMEDLLQTLREGGRGVTNDIADALLTAGDALRVFNESLKVGNRDVSALSQAYLLLCRSRDPAERDSNQASTLVGGSPTRAADSFALSSEDYQKIADQAPAGCRAVAGVVVFEPNLPLVELKARLICERLASHGTLFFTAPGEQQLGQIEQLNTLKFGLASESDLKDIRREINLEGVTRIEMTDTTVSGDVDSPSDKSLPENSQAMETATRIAVSQDTSGTPDKPQNSGAQAAVGEKDKPAETLRVDIERLDQLMNLTGQLVINKARFGQIGHQLKSISARNQSTHALANISVALEKMLGDSNSDAHNVHFVEAVRSHIVQIRKDLEIVSGDIAKLCQARTLVNGFSDALHQLDRVSDGIQKSVMNTRMVPIGPLFGRYKRVIRDITRGNGKDIELVIHGEKTELDKRMIDELGDPLIHMVRNSADHGIESPAEREAKGKPRRGTITLDAFHRGNRIIVQVQDDGKGLDPIKIRDKAISKGIISQQDAERLSNQQLIQLIWEPGFSTAEKVTEVSGRGMGMDIVRSKIEQLNGLIEIDSQPGFGTTITVKLPLTMAILPSLLTVIADEVFAIPVESVVEIVGVSAAELTTIHNKPIARVRGRVVSVVELSELFQWKEPGQARNTGGDRTLVVIGSDGKELGLVVERLIGQQDIVIKSLAENYRNVPGLAGASILGDGRVSLILDVAALIDLACRSSRAYEADTAHGGPPHRSPSQGKSTVYSGSV
- a CDS encoding protein-glutamate O-methyltransferase CheR, producing the protein MSGSTLTTTISDEQLGRFAELIYRHTGIRISPQKRMLISNRLRRRLRATGIKDYEEYYRHLSRVGANNPEWDAFLQEITTHETYLFRDDVQWDWLCKSYCRELQEAASRHTRRKTLRIWSAACSTGDEVCTIACCVAGSLNRCEEWSIEILGTDIGIDALEAARRATFGQRAMRNVPEEWRRRFFEKEAENRWRAKSDITKWLSFRQHNLLQPLSTAPFDLIFVKNVLIYFDRESKRRVFTHIDKQLLPGGLLITGPAEGALDFVRGYERKLPWLHQKPVTVNSSRAETHG